A part of Solicola gregarius genomic DNA contains:
- a CDS encoding S-(hydroxymethyl)mycothiol dehydrogenase: protein MAQVVRGVVARSKGAPVSLENVTIPDPGPGEAVVDIASCGVCHTDLHYREGGINDEFPFLLGHEAAGVVESVGDGVTEVAPGDFVILNWRAVCGRCRACRRGRPWYCFDTHNASQKMTLDDGTELTPALGIGAFADKTLVAAGQCTKVEATDPEAIGLLGCGVMAGLGAALNTGNVGRGDSVAVIGCGGVGIAAVAGARLAGAAKIIAIDLDEKKVRWAQQQGATHLIEAADTDVVEAVRALTDGFGADVVIDAVGTPATWKQAFYARDLAGTVVLVGVPTPDMTLEVPLIDVFARGGALKSSWYGDCLPSRDFPMLVDLYQQGRLDLDAFVSETIGIDDVEAAFERMRRGEVLRSVVAL from the coding sequence ATGGCTCAGGTCGTACGCGGAGTGGTGGCCCGAAGCAAGGGCGCGCCCGTCTCTCTCGAGAACGTCACCATCCCTGATCCGGGCCCGGGAGAGGCCGTCGTCGACATCGCGTCGTGCGGGGTTTGCCATACGGACCTGCACTATCGCGAGGGCGGCATCAACGACGAGTTCCCGTTCCTGCTCGGGCACGAGGCCGCGGGCGTCGTGGAGTCGGTCGGCGACGGCGTTACCGAGGTCGCACCGGGCGACTTCGTGATCCTGAACTGGCGGGCCGTGTGCGGGCGGTGCCGCGCATGTCGGCGCGGTCGTCCCTGGTACTGCTTCGACACCCACAACGCGAGCCAGAAGATGACGCTCGACGACGGCACCGAGCTCACGCCGGCGCTTGGGATCGGCGCGTTCGCCGACAAGACCCTGGTGGCCGCCGGGCAGTGTACGAAGGTCGAAGCCACCGATCCGGAGGCGATCGGCCTGCTCGGGTGCGGCGTGATGGCCGGCCTCGGTGCCGCGCTCAACACCGGCAACGTCGGCCGCGGCGACTCGGTGGCGGTGATCGGCTGCGGTGGTGTCGGGATCGCCGCGGTCGCCGGCGCGCGGCTCGCCGGCGCCGCGAAGATCATCGCGATCGACCTCGACGAGAAGAAGGTCCGGTGGGCGCAACAGCAGGGAGCGACGCACCTGATCGAGGCCGCCGACACCGACGTCGTCGAGGCGGTACGGGCGCTGACCGACGGATTCGGGGCCGATGTCGTGATCGACGCCGTCGGAACGCCGGCGACGTGGAAGCAGGCGTTCTACGCACGCGACCTTGCGGGCACGGTCGTCCTCGTCGGCGTACCCACGCCCGACATGACTCTCGAGGTGCCCCTGATCGACGTCTTCGCGCGCGGTGGTGCCCTCAAATCGAGCTGGTACGGCGACTGCCTGCCGAGCCGCGACTTCCCGATGCTGGTCGACCTCTACCAGCAAGGACGCCTCGACCTCGATGCATTCGTCAGCGAGACGATCGGGATCGACGACGTCGAAGCGGCGTTCGAGCGGATGCGGCGCGGCGAGGTTCTGCGGTCCGTCGTCGCCTTGTAG
- a CDS encoding MFS transporter: MSTDSATTQPTRNVRAWGVLLVVCGALFLEGIDIAMLNVAVPDIAADIGLATGSAHWVISAYVLGYAGFMLLGGRSADLFGRRRVFLLALLAFVAFSGLGGLAGEAWMLVAARFVTGVAAGFMTPAGFSIVTSSFPEGPLRNRALTIYGAIGAGGFVLGTVAGGLLTTVSWRWVFFAPMALSALILIAGYVLIRGDTRASRGGGFDIGGAVTATTGMVALLYALVTFGESQDVRAGTTALALAALSIIAFVVIEARSSAPLVRLSLLRRGTLPFASLAGLLFIAAFFGFQFTITLYLQDLRGWTPLETGMTFAVMGIDLVLAPIFTPGLVERFGNARVMTAGLFSAAGAAALALRLEPDWTYPDLLPSLLLIAVAFALVYGPLTAAATEGLDEAEHGVAGGVVYTAFQLGAALGLAIVTVVLVDHGGSLATSADYRRALLVPTSFAVLAVVVGLVAVSRTRGAQGPTDCAVPADEVPCNA, translated from the coding sequence GTGAGCACCGATTCCGCAACCACGCAGCCGACCAGGAACGTACGCGCATGGGGTGTCCTGCTCGTCGTCTGCGGTGCGCTGTTTCTCGAAGGCATCGACATCGCGATGCTCAACGTCGCCGTACCCGACATCGCCGCGGACATCGGGCTCGCGACCGGCTCCGCCCATTGGGTGATCAGCGCGTACGTATTGGGGTACGCCGGCTTCATGCTCCTCGGCGGGCGGTCGGCGGATCTGTTCGGCCGGCGACGCGTCTTCCTTCTCGCCCTGCTGGCCTTCGTCGCGTTCTCCGGACTCGGCGGCCTCGCCGGCGAGGCCTGGATGCTGGTCGCAGCGAGGTTCGTCACCGGCGTCGCGGCCGGCTTCATGACGCCGGCAGGGTTCAGCATCGTCACGTCCAGCTTTCCCGAAGGGCCGCTGCGCAATCGTGCGCTCACCATCTACGGCGCGATCGGGGCCGGGGGATTCGTCCTCGGCACGGTCGCCGGCGGGCTCCTGACCACCGTGAGCTGGCGCTGGGTGTTCTTCGCACCGATGGCCCTCAGTGCGCTGATCCTGATCGCGGGGTACGTGCTGATCCGTGGCGATACGCGCGCCAGTAGGGGAGGCGGATTCGACATCGGCGGTGCCGTGACGGCAACGACGGGCATGGTCGCACTTCTCTACGCACTGGTGACCTTCGGCGAGAGCCAGGACGTACGAGCCGGTACGACGGCGCTCGCGCTTGCCGCACTGTCGATCATCGCGTTCGTGGTCATCGAGGCACGCTCGTCAGCGCCGCTGGTACGCCTCTCGCTGCTCCGGCGCGGCACCCTGCCGTTCGCGAGCCTTGCGGGCCTGCTGTTCATCGCGGCGTTCTTCGGGTTCCAGTTCACGATCACCCTGTATCTGCAGGACCTTCGTGGGTGGACGCCATTGGAGACCGGCATGACATTCGCCGTCATGGGCATCGACCTGGTCCTCGCGCCGATCTTCACGCCGGGCCTCGTGGAGCGGTTCGGCAACGCTCGGGTGATGACCGCCGGCCTCTTCAGTGCCGCCGGCGCGGCCGCGTTGGCGCTGCGGCTGGAGCCGGACTGGACGTACCCGGACCTGCTGCCCTCACTGCTGCTGATCGCGGTCGCGTTCGCACTCGTGTACGGGCCGCTCACCGCCGCCGCGACCGAAGGGCTCGACGAGGCCGAACACGGTGTGGCCGGAGGTGTCGTCTACACGGCGTTCCAACTCGGTGCCGCGCTCGGGCTCGCGATCGTCACCGTCGTCCTGGTGGACCATGGCGGCAGCCTCGCGACGTCCGCGGACTATCGGCGGGCGTTGCTCGTTCCGACGTCGTTCGCCGTTCTCGCCGTGGTCGTCGGACTCGTCGCCGTATCGCGGACACGCGGTGCGCAGGGCCCAACCGACTGCGCCGTGCCGGCGGATGAGGTTCCATGCAACGCGTAG
- a CDS encoding winged helix-turn-helix transcriptional regulator, with amino-acid sequence MAEEGTLESPGSSRVTDDACRDDRDPFQWDSREDCDVRQILDRIADKWSLLVISLLEERTMRFNELRREIDGISQRMLSVTLRHLERDGLVQRTIYPEVPPRVEYRLTPLACTLLGTIQSLVHWTEEHQEEIARARAEFDRSAGA; translated from the coding sequence ATGGCGGAAGAAGGCACTTTGGAGTCACCCGGTTCCTCCCGGGTGACCGACGACGCCTGTCGAGACGATCGAGACCCGTTCCAATGGGACAGCCGCGAGGACTGCGACGTACGACAGATCCTCGACCGGATCGCCGACAAGTGGTCCCTGCTCGTGATCTCGCTGCTCGAGGAGCGAACCATGCGCTTCAACGAGCTGCGCCGCGAGATCGACGGCATCAGTCAACGGATGCTGAGCGTCACGCTCCGCCACCTCGAGCGCGACGGGCTCGTCCAGCGCACCATCTACCCCGAGGTCCCGCCCCGCGTGGAGTACCGGCTGACGCCGCTCGCCTGCACGCTGTTGGGTACGATCCAGTCGCTCGTGCACTGGACCGAGGAGCATCAGGAAGAGATCGCGCGGGCCCGAGCGGAGTTCGACCGCTCCGCCGGAGCGTGA
- a CDS encoding RNA polymerase sigma factor produces the protein MDAALLRRLTPAVIAILVRRGADFAAAEDAFQDALVEALRVWPDDPPQDAQGWLVTVAWRRYLDARRADVSRRRREVVVEEQPAPEPVSSSDDTLWLYFLCAHPTLTPTSAVALTLRAVGGLSTRQIARAYLVPEATMAQRISRAKRTVSGVRLDEPGDVGTVLRVLYLVFNEGYSGDVDLSGEAIRLTRQLAAAIDHEEVAGVLALMLLHHARQAARTDVDGSLVPLADQDRTRWDTSQIAEGVDILQTALARDRLGEFQVQAAIAALHADARTVEETDWVQIVEWYDELVRLTDSPIARLNRAVAIGEADGPRAGLRALAQVDQEVPRHDAVAAYLHEQDGDLETAARLYAAAAQQATSHPELNHLTKQAARLNSRHS, from the coding sequence ATGGACGCCGCGCTCCTTCGGAGACTGACTCCGGCCGTCATCGCCATCCTCGTCCGCCGCGGAGCCGACTTCGCGGCGGCCGAGGATGCCTTCCAGGACGCGCTGGTCGAGGCGTTGCGCGTATGGCCGGACGATCCTCCACAGGATGCGCAGGGGTGGCTGGTGACCGTCGCATGGCGCCGGTATCTCGACGCCCGGCGCGCGGACGTCTCGCGTCGCCGACGGGAGGTGGTCGTCGAGGAGCAACCGGCGCCCGAACCGGTGAGCTCGAGCGACGACACACTCTGGCTCTACTTCCTCTGTGCGCACCCGACCCTCACCCCGACGTCGGCGGTCGCGTTGACGCTGCGGGCCGTCGGCGGGCTCAGCACCCGCCAGATCGCCCGGGCGTACCTCGTGCCGGAGGCGACCATGGCCCAGCGCATCAGCCGGGCCAAGCGCACCGTCAGCGGCGTACGCCTCGACGAACCCGGCGACGTCGGCACGGTGCTGCGGGTGCTGTACCTGGTCTTCAACGAGGGCTACTCCGGCGACGTCGACCTCTCGGGCGAGGCGATCCGCCTCACCCGCCAGCTCGCCGCCGCGATCGATCACGAGGAGGTCGCAGGGGTACTGGCGCTGATGCTCCTGCACCACGCCCGCCAGGCAGCCCGTACCGACGTCGACGGGAGTCTGGTGCCGCTCGCGGACCAGGACCGCACTCGATGGGACACGTCGCAGATCGCCGAGGGCGTCGACATCCTGCAGACGGCTCTGGCCCGCGACCGGCTCGGCGAGTTCCAGGTCCAGGCCGCGATCGCGGCGCTGCATGCGGACGCGCGTACGGTCGAGGAGACCGACTGGGTTCAGATCGTCGAGTGGTACGACGAGCTCGTCCGGCTCACCGACAGCCCGATCGCCCGGCTGAACCGCGCCGTCGCGATCGGCGAGGCCGACGGTCCACGTGCCGGATTACGTGCCCTTGCGCAGGTGGACCAGGAGGTGCCGCGACACGATGCCGTCGCGGCGTACCTGCACGAGCAGGACGGAGACCTCGAGACGGCCGCGCGACTCTACGCCGCCGCGGCTCAGCAGGCGACGAGTCATCCCGAGCTCAACCACCTGACCAAGCAGGCCGCCCGGCTCAACTCGCGCCATTCGTGA
- a CDS encoding YciI family protein has translation MAKYLLLKHYRGGPTPLFDRMIDEWKPEEVSAHIQYMRDFAARLEASGEYVSEQALSPQGTFVRYDGEGSPPVTDGPFAETKDLIAGFMVIDVDSYERALELAGELSAAPGEDGEPLREWLELRPVLAEMPTASE, from the coding sequence ATGGCCAAGTACCTGCTGCTCAAGCACTACCGCGGCGGCCCCACACCGCTGTTCGACAGGATGATCGACGAGTGGAAGCCGGAGGAGGTATCCGCCCACATCCAGTACATGCGCGACTTCGCGGCCCGGCTGGAGGCGTCGGGTGAGTACGTGTCCGAACAGGCGCTGTCGCCACAGGGCACGTTCGTCCGGTACGACGGCGAGGGTAGCCCGCCCGTGACCGACGGCCCGTTCGCCGAGACCAAGGACCTGATCGCGGGCTTCATGGTGATCGACGTCGACAGCTACGAACGGGCGCTGGAGCTCGCCGGCGAGCTGTCCGCCGCTCCGGGCGAGGACGGAGAGCCCCTGCGCGAGTGGCTCGAGCTCCGCCCGGTCCTGGCCGAGATGCCCACCGCCTCGGAGTAG
- a CDS encoding immune inhibitor A domain-containing protein: MSMLRTGAALSAVVTAAALVSAATYADTPARTTPTSSAAAVAAQDPVGTPIDPQNWVNPDDMTWDDFKPVPGTDWSDPSLEPTKKQFNAAIVLVDYADQDFAVTQPPNSTPFGMPTDEAHDIPRADVPEFYRKLLNEPNGLNEGHTINEYWMEDSAGKFGIKLTAFGPYRLPGREFEYHLEGFGNDCPKTGNCDRSFRDDSLAKWEADAGKGIADKFDNVFYIGAGEDESATWQEFGEMKFQTQDDVTDEFGPPADLKEADPTLENWSKTRYVPWTSWRAAASMWPNASGNTSIEAESSGRAVYAHEFSHNLGIGDNYNNPYGDPLRRSYSGIWDMLSRGTFNGPGGPHSRWYIPSTIGAQMGAQHMLRNKLELGIVDEKSVVNLSRQRLISKGVLTTNVTAREVQGEGLISGVNLRLTGGDLSDCAAEGNTGDKAYLCDGGGYDNYTVEVVDRMGSDSFTPDSGVLLAKTKDQDRAPFIWVKDANPQDIDLVDFTRPDGTDAMVSLGDYRQLSDGLFHAGTDSGSKYEYVDKANDLAFYVLDRKRDADGVLSYQVAVRALHDDPSIRRGVKLGTPKEQWVVGGSLKIKVPVFNSGESAGGRFSSDVYRISTRVKGGGWSSWQPKDVLAVRAGRGGSAVIYVTPGDDAAKKAKVKVRVRSESNPNKSKTVTVNVRR; encoded by the coding sequence ATGAGCATGCTTCGCACCGGCGCGGCACTGTCCGCCGTTGTCACGGCCGCGGCACTGGTCTCGGCCGCCACGTACGCCGACACCCCCGCCCGCACGACACCGACCTCCTCGGCCGCGGCAGTCGCCGCGCAGGACCCCGTCGGTACGCCGATCGACCCGCAGAACTGGGTGAATCCGGACGATATGACGTGGGACGACTTCAAACCGGTGCCCGGTACGGACTGGTCCGACCCGTCGCTGGAGCCGACGAAGAAGCAGTTCAACGCCGCCATCGTGCTGGTCGACTACGCCGACCAGGACTTCGCCGTCACCCAACCCCCGAACTCGACGCCGTTCGGCATGCCGACCGACGAGGCACACGACATCCCCCGCGCGGACGTACCGGAGTTCTACCGAAAGCTCCTCAACGAGCCCAACGGCCTGAACGAGGGGCACACCATCAACGAGTACTGGATGGAGGACTCCGCCGGCAAGTTCGGCATCAAGCTGACCGCGTTCGGCCCGTACCGACTGCCCGGTCGCGAGTTCGAGTACCACCTCGAGGGCTTCGGCAACGACTGCCCGAAGACGGGCAACTGCGATCGCAGCTTCCGCGATGACTCCCTGGCCAAATGGGAGGCCGACGCCGGGAAGGGCATCGCCGACAAGTTCGACAACGTCTTCTACATCGGCGCCGGTGAGGACGAGTCGGCGACGTGGCAGGAGTTCGGCGAGATGAAGTTCCAGACCCAGGATGACGTCACCGACGAGTTCGGCCCGCCGGCCGACCTCAAGGAGGCCGACCCGACGTTGGAGAACTGGTCGAAGACCAGGTACGTGCCGTGGACGTCCTGGCGTGCCGCCGCCTCGATGTGGCCGAACGCCTCGGGCAACACCTCGATCGAGGCGGAGAGCAGCGGCCGCGCCGTGTACGCGCACGAGTTCAGCCACAACCTCGGCATCGGCGACAACTACAACAACCCGTACGGAGACCCGCTGCGCCGCTCGTACTCCGGCATCTGGGACATGCTCAGCCGCGGCACGTTCAACGGGCCCGGGGGTCCGCACAGTCGCTGGTACATCCCGTCGACCATCGGTGCGCAGATGGGCGCTCAGCACATGCTGCGCAACAAGCTGGAGCTCGGCATCGTCGACGAGAAGTCGGTCGTCAACCTGTCGCGGCAGCGCCTCATCTCCAAGGGCGTGCTGACGACGAACGTCACCGCCCGCGAGGTGCAGGGCGAGGGCCTCATCTCCGGAGTCAACCTTCGCCTCACCGGCGGCGACCTCTCCGACTGCGCAGCCGAGGGCAACACGGGCGACAAGGCGTACCTCTGCGACGGCGGCGGCTACGACAACTACACCGTCGAGGTCGTCGATCGGATGGGCAGTGACTCGTTCACGCCCGATTCCGGCGTGCTGCTCGCGAAGACCAAGGACCAGGACCGCGCCCCGTTCATCTGGGTGAAGGACGCGAACCCGCAGGACATCGACCTGGTCGACTTCACGCGCCCCGACGGCACGGACGCGATGGTCTCGCTCGGCGACTACCGACAGCTGTCGGACGGGTTGTTCCATGCCGGCACCGATTCCGGCTCGAAGTACGAGTACGTCGACAAGGCCAATGACCTCGCGTTCTACGTACTCGACCGCAAGCGGGATGCCGACGGCGTGCTGTCGTACCAGGTCGCGGTGCGCGCCCTGCACGATGATCCGTCGATCCGGCGTGGCGTGAAGCTCGGAACTCCGAAGGAGCAGTGGGTCGTCGGCGGATCGCTCAAGATCAAGGTTCCGGTGTTCAACTCGGGTGAGTCGGCCGGTGGAAGGTTCTCGTCCGACGTCTACCGGATCTCGACTCGGGTGAAGGGCGGCGGCTGGTCGTCCTGGCAGCCGAAGGACGTGCTGGCCGTACGCGCCGGACGCGGCGGCTCCGCGGTCATCTACGTGACCCCGGGCGACGACGCGGCCAAGAAGGCGAAGGTCAAGGTGCGCGTACGCAGCGAGTCGAATCCGAACAAGTCGAAGACGGTCACCGTCAACGTACGCCGCTGA
- a CDS encoding Xaa-Pro dipeptidyl-peptidase: protein MFRTSNRARGLVVGASAAVLAAGVLSSQAGGASADTDFEGPVFEDGMSQPVFDDNPDDWIRQELWVETGFDSDGDGARDRVHVSLARPAETESADVQVPVIYEDSPYYAGIGPAENWGVDHPLGDPPATRPVTPPWDARDTSPIISTGYESTWIPRGYAVVHSESPGTGLSDGCPTSGGPNESLAPKAVIDWLNGRAQAYAGQDSDETVPAPGWTTGKVGMTGTSYNGTLPEGVATTGVEGLEAIIPVSAISSWYDYYRANGAVRAPGGYQGEDTDVLADAVYSRSDREICQPVIDKLAAEQDRATGDYSRYWANRDYMRDVDNVHAATLVAHGLNDWNVMAKNAARFYRAVERNHVPHQIYLHQGGHGGAPPDDMMNRWFTRFLYGVDNGVEKAPHAYVVREGDDRGDPTAYADFPDPKADDVRLRTTPGGRTQGGLTTRSHGPGKHESLVDDASIQAQTLVDAATSEHRLAYLTKRTDEDVRISGTPTVRLRAAFSEKRANLTALLVQYNADGSATILTRGWMDPRNRRSDRSEIPLRPGRSAMLRFDLQPKDSVIPAGSRVGLVVMSSDNEFTIRPPAGTKLTLDTRSSRLNLPVVGGNHAWRNALR from the coding sequence GTGTTCAGAACATCCAACCGCGCCAGGGGCCTGGTGGTCGGCGCATCCGCCGCCGTGCTCGCGGCCGGCGTACTCAGTAGCCAGGCAGGCGGCGCGTCCGCCGACACCGACTTCGAGGGCCCGGTGTTCGAGGACGGCATGAGCCAGCCGGTCTTCGACGACAACCCGGACGACTGGATCCGCCAGGAGCTGTGGGTCGAGACGGGTTTCGACAGCGACGGCGACGGCGCTCGCGACCGTGTCCACGTGAGCCTGGCACGACCGGCCGAGACCGAGTCGGCGGACGTACAGGTGCCGGTGATCTACGAGGACAGCCCCTACTACGCGGGCATCGGCCCGGCCGAGAACTGGGGCGTCGACCATCCGCTCGGTGATCCGCCCGCGACCCGCCCCGTCACCCCGCCGTGGGACGCGCGCGACACGAGCCCGATCATCTCGACCGGCTACGAGTCGACGTGGATCCCCCGCGGGTACGCCGTGGTCCACTCCGAGTCGCCGGGCACCGGGTTGTCCGACGGCTGCCCGACCTCGGGCGGTCCGAACGAGTCGCTCGCACCCAAGGCGGTCATCGACTGGCTGAACGGGCGCGCGCAGGCGTACGCCGGGCAGGACTCCGACGAGACCGTGCCGGCCCCCGGCTGGACGACCGGCAAGGTCGGCATGACCGGCACGTCGTACAACGGCACGTTGCCGGAGGGGGTCGCGACGACGGGAGTCGAGGGACTCGAGGCGATCATTCCCGTATCGGCGATCAGCTCCTGGTACGACTACTACCGCGCCAACGGCGCCGTGCGCGCACCCGGCGGCTACCAGGGCGAGGACACCGACGTGCTCGCGGACGCGGTCTACTCGCGGTCCGATCGCGAGATCTGTCAGCCGGTGATCGACAAGCTCGCCGCCGAGCAGGACCGAGCGACCGGCGACTACAGCCGCTACTGGGCCAACCGCGACTACATGCGCGATGTCGACAACGTGCACGCCGCAACGCTGGTGGCGCACGGGCTGAACGATTGGAACGTGATGGCGAAGAACGCCGCGCGGTTCTACCGCGCCGTCGAGCGCAACCACGTGCCGCACCAGATCTACCTGCACCAGGGCGGGCACGGTGGGGCGCCGCCCGACGACATGATGAACCGCTGGTTCACCCGGTTCCTCTACGGCGTCGACAACGGCGTCGAGAAGGCGCCGCACGCGTACGTCGTGCGCGAGGGCGACGACCGCGGCGATCCGACCGCGTACGCGGACTTCCCGGATCCCAAGGCGGATGACGTTCGGTTGCGTACAACTCCCGGTGGTCGGACGCAGGGCGGCCTGACGACGCGCTCGCATGGGCCGGGCAAGCACGAGTCGCTCGTCGACGATGCGAGTATCCAGGCGCAGACACTGGTCGACGCCGCCACGTCGGAGCACCGTCTCGCGTACCTGACGAAGCGGACCGACGAGGACGTGCGCATCAGCGGCACCCCGACCGTGCGCCTGCGGGCGGCGTTCAGCGAGAAGCGAGCGAACCTGACGGCGTTACTGGTGCAGTACAACGCCGATGGGTCGGCGACGATCCTGACGCGTGGGTGGATGGATCCGCGAAACCGGCGCTCGGACCGTTCCGAGATCCCGCTGCGTCCCGGCCGATCGGCGATGCTGCGCTTCGACCTGCAGCCCAAGGACTCCGTGATCCCGGCGGGCTCGCGCGTCGGACTCGTGGTGATGTCCAGCGACAACGAGTTCACCATTCGGCCGCCGGCCGGCACGAAGTTGACGCTCGACACCCGCTCGAGCCGGCTGAACCTGCCGGTCGTGGGCGGGAACCACGCCTGGCGGAACGCGTTGCGCTAG
- a CDS encoding AurF N-oxygenase family protein, whose protein sequence is MTSTAAREESEHATTQRLLESSATLSYDPATEVDWDTPLDTGDHGASPEWSTLYGTSYWDEMTDEQRRELTRQEAASVASTGIWFEMILQQMMLRDFYAKDPTDPDFQWALTEIADECRHSIMFARGAEKLRAPAYRPKRHVVELGRAFKTIAAGETAYAAILVAEEVLDVMQRDWMRDERIAPFVRTINNIHVIEESRHMKFAREEVRERMAGTGWLRRQVGAVVTAIASYFIVTSMVNDKVYERAGLDKSRALREARANEHHKSQMRSSCSGLMDFLASVGLLTKPAQFFYKRANLL, encoded by the coding sequence ATGACCAGCACAGCCGCACGCGAAGAGTCCGAGCACGCGACCACCCAGCGGCTGCTCGAGTCGTCGGCGACCCTGTCGTACGACCCCGCCACCGAGGTCGACTGGGACACTCCCCTCGACACCGGCGACCACGGCGCGAGCCCCGAGTGGAGCACGCTCTACGGCACCTCGTACTGGGACGAGATGACCGACGAACAGCGGCGCGAGCTCACCCGGCAGGAGGCCGCCTCGGTCGCGAGTACGGGCATCTGGTTCGAGATGATCCTGCAGCAGATGATGCTGCGCGACTTCTACGCAAAGGATCCGACCGACCCCGACTTCCAGTGGGCGCTCACCGAGATCGCCGACGAGTGCCGGCACTCGATCATGTTCGCCCGCGGTGCCGAGAAGCTGCGCGCGCCCGCATACCGGCCGAAGCGCCACGTCGTCGAGCTCGGTCGCGCGTTCAAGACCATCGCCGCGGGCGAGACGGCGTACGCGGCGATCCTCGTCGCCGAGGAGGTCCTCGACGTGATGCAGCGCGACTGGATGCGCGACGAGCGGATCGCGCCGTTCGTGCGCACGATCAACAACATCCACGTGATCGAGGAGTCGCGGCACATGAAGTTCGCCCGCGAAGAGGTACGCGAGCGGATGGCAGGCACCGGTTGGTTGCGTCGCCAGGTGGGTGCCGTGGTGACCGCCATCGCGTCGTACTTCATCGTCACCAGCATGGTGAACGACAAGGTGTACGAGCGCGCCGGACTCGACAAGTCGCGCGCGCTGCGTGAGGCGAGGGCCAACGAGCATCACAAGTCGCAGATGCGCTCGAGCTGCTCGGGCCTGATGGACTTCCTGGCGTCGGTCGGGCTGCTGACCAAGCCCGCGCAGTTCTTCTACAAACGCGCCAACCTGCTCTGA
- a CDS encoding FAD-dependent oxidoreductase produces MPYAITQECCSDATCVSVCPVNCIHPTPDEPDFGTTEMLYVDPRSCIDCGACADACPVDAVMPIDMLTASLREYADVNAAYYEDAPALRTDVEPNFHEWAPVAFKRSLPSDFGPLRVAIVGTGPAGMYAAEDLLLHTNAKVSLIDRLPVAGGLVRFGVAPDHPSTKGISSTFERYRNHPRTTLYLGLEVGREITHEELAAHHDAVIYAVGASADRRLGVPGEDVPGSLAARTFVAWYNRHPDVSPDAIDLSAERIVVIGTGNVALDVARILTTDPGTLAGTDIAPHALQALRASKVREVVLLGRRGPEHAAYTTPELRALRQGVEVVVDGHDATIVDAIAVAADGDKAGVLRGLDTSRVDWTAPPPPGRRIVLRFESTQTEILGDQQVRAVRTSDGSEIPAGMVLRAIGYRGQPVRDLPFDEETATVPGDAGRVAGVPGTYVVGWIKRGPSGGIGANRRCAEETVGSLLADAVDGRLAPPKHGRRSFDSLARRRSS; encoded by the coding sequence ATGCCGTACGCGATCACCCAGGAGTGTTGCAGCGATGCAACCTGCGTGTCGGTGTGTCCGGTCAACTGCATCCACCCGACACCGGACGAGCCCGACTTCGGCACGACCGAGATGCTGTACGTCGACCCGCGTTCGTGCATCGACTGTGGCGCTTGCGCGGATGCGTGCCCCGTCGATGCGGTCATGCCGATCGACATGCTCACCGCGTCCCTGCGCGAGTACGCCGATGTCAACGCCGCGTACTACGAAGACGCGCCGGCGCTGCGCACGGATGTCGAGCCCAACTTCCATGAGTGGGCACCGGTCGCGTTCAAGCGGAGCCTGCCGTCGGACTTCGGTCCATTACGGGTGGCGATCGTCGGCACCGGCCCGGCCGGTATGTATGCGGCCGAAGACCTCTTGCTGCACACGAATGCCAAGGTCTCGCTGATCGACCGGCTGCCGGTCGCGGGCGGACTCGTCCGGTTCGGTGTCGCCCCCGACCACCCGTCGACGAAGGGGATCTCGTCGACGTTCGAGCGGTATCGCAACCACCCGCGCACCACGCTGTATCTCGGACTCGAGGTGGGGCGGGAGATCACCCATGAGGAACTGGCAGCGCACCACGACGCGGTGATCTATGCGGTGGGTGCGTCCGCCGACCGGCGTCTCGGCGTGCCGGGTGAGGACGTGCCCGGATCCCTTGCTGCGCGTACGTTCGTGGCTTGGTACAACCGTCACCCGGACGTCTCCCCTGACGCGATCGACCTGTCGGCCGAGCGGATCGTCGTCATCGGCACGGGCAACGTCGCGCTCGACGTGGCGCGGATCCTGACTACCGATCCCGGCACGCTCGCGGGCACCGACATCGCACCCCACGCGCTGCAGGCGCTGCGGGCGAGCAAGGTACGCGAGGTGGTGCTGCTCGGGCGCCGCGGACCCGAGCACGCGGCGTACACGACGCCAGAGTTGCGGGCCCTTCGGCAGGGTGTCGAGGTCGTCGTCGACGGTCATGACGCAACAATCGTCGATGCGATCGCCGTCGCAGCCGACGGCGACAAGGCCGGCGTGCTGCGTGGTCTCGACACCAGTCGAGTCGATTGGACCGCCCCGCCGCCACCGGGCCGGCGGATCGTGTTGCGCTTCGAGAGCACGCAGACGGAGATCCTCGGCGATCAACAGGTACGCGCCGTGCGTACGTCTGATGGGTCCGAGATCCCCGCGGGAATGGTGCTACGCGCCATCGGCTATCGCGGACAACCCGTTAGGGACCTGCCCTTCGACGAGGAGACGGCGACCGTCCCCGGCGACGCCGGCCGGGTCGCAGGGGTGCCCGGCACGTACGTCGTCGGCTGGATCAAGCGTGGCCCGTCCGGCGGCATCGGCGCCAACCGCAGGTGCGCAGAGGAGACGGTCGGCAGCCTGCTCGCCGACGCGGTCGACGGCCGGCTCGCCCCACCGAAGCATGGTCGTCGCTCCTTCGACAGCCTCGCCCGCCGCCGATCGAGCTGA